A DNA window from Desulfovibrio intestinalis contains the following coding sequences:
- a CDS encoding radical SAM protein — translation MPGDRETKEVFGAEEIDMLLDTAVSDRHVVHLLEKADSMSRALAGNRGFIWGAIGIDSTPCDMGCTFCSHAAQWDAYKTSPPLTEEAILEKAGQLADGGADFVVLRTTQHYPLEILQRLGRLTRDRIGNDIHLVINTGEMSLETVRALKDSGFSMSYHVVRLREGRDTGHSVDMRMRTIENVLKGGLELQYLIEPLGPEHSAQEILTEARRARSLGASGTGVMARVPIMGTPLARLGQVSDSYLKRVTAVARIEYPDGGQHLCVHPPTPQTLRCGANTIIVEQAANPRDTVSSLGPWREFDLPGARAVLRQAGLEVRPAKAEA, via the coding sequence ATGCCGGGTGATAGAGAAACGAAAGAGGTTTTTGGCGCTGAAGAAATAGATATGCTGCTGGATACGGCTGTCAGCGACAGGCACGTTGTTCACCTTTTGGAAAAGGCAGACAGCATGAGCCGCGCCCTTGCGGGCAACCGGGGGTTCATCTGGGGGGCCATTGGTATTGACAGTACCCCGTGCGATATGGGCTGTACTTTTTGCAGTCATGCCGCCCAGTGGGACGCCTATAAAACTTCTCCGCCCCTTACCGAAGAGGCCATTTTGGAAAAAGCCGGGCAACTGGCTGACGGCGGGGCAGATTTTGTGGTTTTGCGCACGACGCAGCATTATCCTCTGGAAATATTGCAGCGTTTGGGCCGTCTGACGCGAGACCGCATCGGCAACGACATCCATCTTGTTATCAATACGGGCGAAATGAGTCTGGAGACGGTTCGGGCGCTCAAGGATTCCGGGTTTTCCATGTCCTATCATGTGGTGCGGCTGCGGGAAGGCCGGGATACGGGGCACAGCGTGGATATGCGCATGCGCACCATTGAGAACGTGCTCAAGGGCGGCCTTGAACTGCAATATCTTATTGAGCCGCTTGGGCCGGAACACAGCGCCCAGGAAATTCTTACCGAGGCTCGCCGCGCGCGGTCTTTGGGAGCGTCAGGCACGGGGGTAATGGCGCGGGTGCCCATTATGGGCACGCCGCTGGCGCGGCTCGGGCAGGTGTCGGACTCGTACCTGAAGCGCGTGACCGCCGTTGCCCGGATTGAATACCCCGACGGCGGGCAGCACCTTTGCGTTCACCCGCCCACCCCGCAAACTCTGCGTTGTGGGGCCAATACCATTATTGTGGAGCAGGCCGCCAACCCTCGCGACACTGTATCAAGCCTTGGCCCCTGGCGGGAATTTGACCTGCCCGGAGCTCGCGCGGTGTTGCGTCAGGCTGGACTTGAGGTGCGCCCGGCCAAGGCAGAAGCGTAA
- a CDS encoding ArnT family glycosyltransferase has translation MTQNPTKPEDDQHNRTDTVDAVDQAPSNGAGQGAQAHAPDGEQSEKLLCSCTASPDPHETHSDSQDPHQAHNAGYVPDSASAQTAGHIAGQTSAQASTSQNEEKPKGRGMLSSWRGRASKSVPAKESVAAADPATAAAAVQPNPAQKFFETASRVGPFFLLLILLAQAWPAFMGNGLYCPREAESILIFNQTSQSGLWLAPAAPGLAHWPVYHWYLAGMQCLLEMAGPSFGHLLFPLAGLAGAILCVLGVWTLARVAGLNSQAALAGGMILLSAPLFVPLAHFTGPESLATALTLFSLALLCHGWQKPHAWISLPAGFVLAALAGLTGGLFQIMLPLIASIFFLGWRGTFRRAQGLDGVTGFVLLLLLVACWLGGVMLWQQPEGYLKFLGERLMLWPWPSTNWWLPLLIAAAGLLPWLAIVACVSWVRVLRTAPGDLASSRKDRAGIAFMWISVAVAAVLSLTAYDPVNASLTVICLAAPLLGKALLRLTGLGGRLFFIFAALCLLHAGMALAAAGFGPTLDWMGGFFKFTLTADQREMVLGLKALPILGVICIVAAILLARMVRKGAHGGMGGALLICAVIVILLAQPGTLLLGPQLKAVPQAKLRHIEEILMPATAPELPAAETPAPEATTPAAPAEDGATPESASPENASPDAAAPQAPASEGSSPDSGKQLSPVEAALEKAASEAAAYDAKMMEEMDMKHGKIPAAPAAAPKVEDTAPEAADTAKVAPADSTAEPVPAAQPEGAPAVGGVGGGANDAPQTSAPAPASAEEQQAK, from the coding sequence ATGACCCAGAACCCCACCAAGCCTGAAGACGACCAGCACAACCGCACGGACACTGTGGATGCTGTGGACCAGGCCCCTTCCAACGGGGCTGGGCAGGGCGCTCAGGCCCATGCGCCCGATGGGGAGCAAAGCGAAAAACTGCTGTGCTCCTGCACGGCTTCGCCTGACCCGCATGAAACGCACTCTGACTCGCAGGATCCGCACCAAGCCCACAATGCGGGCTATGTGCCCGACTCTGCTTCTGCCCAAACGGCTGGCCATATTGCCGGGCAAACGAGTGCCCAGGCTTCGACCAGCCAGAATGAAGAAAAACCCAAGGGCCGGGGCATGCTTTCATCGTGGCGCGGCAGGGCTAGCAAATCCGTACCAGCCAAGGAAAGTGTCGCCGCTGCCGATCCCGCTACTGCTGCCGCCGCTGTACAGCCCAATCCCGCGCAAAAATTTTTTGAAACCGCCAGCCGCGTAGGGCCGTTCTTTTTACTGCTGATACTGCTGGCGCAGGCATGGCCCGCATTTATGGGCAATGGCCTGTACTGCCCGCGCGAAGCCGAAAGCATTCTTATTTTCAACCAGACGAGCCAGAGCGGACTGTGGCTGGCCCCCGCCGCTCCGGGGCTTGCCCACTGGCCCGTGTACCACTGGTATCTGGCGGGCATGCAGTGCCTTCTTGAAATGGCTGGTCCCAGCTTCGGGCACCTGCTCTTCCCCCTCGCTGGCCTTGCGGGCGCAATACTCTGCGTTCTTGGCGTGTGGACTCTTGCCCGCGTGGCAGGTCTCAACTCGCAGGCAGCCCTGGCTGGCGGCATGATTCTTCTTTCCGCCCCGCTTTTTGTTCCTCTGGCCCATTTTACCGGGCCTGAAAGTCTGGCCACTGCCCTTACCCTCTTTTCGCTGGCGCTGCTCTGCCACGGCTGGCAAAAGCCCCATGCCTGGATAAGCCTGCCTGCTGGTTTTGTGCTGGCGGCTCTGGCCGGGCTCACAGGCGGTCTTTTCCAGATCATGCTGCCGCTGATAGCCAGCATTTTCTTTCTTGGCTGGCGCGGTACTTTCCGCCGGGCGCAGGGTCTCGATGGCGTAACGGGTTTTGTGCTGCTGCTTCTTCTGGTGGCCTGCTGGCTTGGCGGCGTCATGCTGTGGCAGCAACCCGAAGGATATTTGAAGTTTCTGGGCGAACGCCTCATGCTGTGGCCCTGGCCCAGCACCAACTGGTGGCTGCCCCTGCTCATAGCCGCTGCGGGCCTGCTGCCCTGGCTGGCCATTGTTGCCTGTGTTTCGTGGGTACGGGTGCTGCGAACCGCTCCCGGCGATCTCGCGTCCTCACGCAAGGACAGGGCTGGCATCGCCTTTATGTGGATAAGCGTGGCCGTGGCCGCCGTACTGAGCTTGACGGCCTATGACCCGGTCAATGCGTCTCTAACCGTTATCTGCCTTGCTGCCCCTCTGCTGGGCAAGGCGCTCTTGCGCCTCACTGGCCTGGGTGGCCGCCTGTTCTTTATTTTCGCCGCGCTTTGCCTGCTGCATGCAGGTATGGCTCTGGCCGCAGCGGGCTTTGGCCCCACGCTGGACTGGATGGGGGGCTTCTTCAAATTCACCCTCACCGCCGACCAGCGTGAAATGGTTCTCGGCCTCAAGGCCCTGCCCATTCTCGGCGTCATATGCATTGTCGCCGCAATACTTCTGGCCCGCATGGTACGCAAAGGCGCCCACGGCGGCATGGGCGGCGCGTTGCTTATCTGCGCAGTCATTGTGATCCTGCTTGCCCAGCCGGGTACCCTGCTGCTTGGCCCGCAACTGAAGGCAGTTCCGCAGGCCAAATTGCGTCATATAGAAGAAATTCTGATGCCCGCCACCGCGCCTGAACTTCCTGCTGCTGAAACTCCCGCGCCTGAAGCAACAACGCCTGCGGCACCTGCCGAAGACGGCGCTACGCCCGAAAGCGCTTCGCCTGAAAACGCTTCACCGGACGCGGCTGCCCCACAGGCTCCTGCCTCTGAAGGTTCCAGCCCGGATTCAGGCAAGCAGCTTTCGCCTGTGGAAGCGGCGCTTGAAAAGGCTGCGTCTGAAGCCGCTGCCTATGATGCCAAGATGATGGAAGAGATGGACATGAAGCACGGCAAGATTCCTGCTGCGCCCGCTGCGGCCCCCAAGGTTGAAGATACTGCGCCTGAAGCAGCCGATACCGCCAAGGTTGCCCCCGCAGACTCTACTGCCGAACCTGTGCCCGCAGCACAACCGGAAGGCGCTCCCGCTGTTGGCGGTGTTGGCGGCGGCGCAAACGACGCCCCGCAGACTTCCGCTCCTGCCCCTGCTTCCGCGGAAGAACAACAGGCGAAATAA